A window of the Peromyscus leucopus breed LL Stock chromosome 22, UCI_PerLeu_2.1, whole genome shotgun sequence genome harbors these coding sequences:
- the LOC114683570 gene encoding LOW QUALITY PROTEIN: sulfotransferase 6B1-like (The sequence of the model RefSeq protein was modified relative to this genomic sequence to represent the inferred CDS: inserted 1 base in 1 codon), protein MADQSKFIEYIDDALEKSKETALSQLFFTYQGIPYPVTMCASETFRALDAFEARADDVVLASYPKCGSNWILHIVSELVFAVSKKKYTCPEFPVLECGDAEKYQRMKLFPSPRILTTHLHYDKLPQSVFKNKAKILVIFRNPKDTAVSFFRFHNDVPDIPSYASWDEFFRQFMKGQVSWGSYFDFAINWNKYIDNENVKFILYEDLKENLVVGIKEISEFLGFXLADEQIRAISAQSTFQAMRENSQESHGAIGPFLFRKGEVGDWKNLFNETQNQEMDERFKECLAGTSLGAKLKYESHCWLDSLVRCQASSLHDDAFNAGASTATEAVASPSPGLSSGLMTSSSFKTRTTWEILTQIKFGCQ, encoded by the exons ATGGCCGACCAGTCCAAGTTCATTGAGTACATTGACGACGCCTTAGAAAAATCGAAAGAAACGGCGCTTTCCCAGTTATTTTTCACCTACCAAGGGATTCCTTACCCGGTTACCATGTGCGCTTCCGAAACTTTCCGAGCTTTGGATGCCTTTGAAGCCAGAGCTGATGACGTCGTGCTGGCATCCTACCCGAAGTGTG GTTCAAACTGGATTCTCCACATTGTCAGCGAATTAGTATTTGCTGTTTCTAAAAAGAAATACACGTGTCCAGAATTTCCAGTTCTTGAATGTGGTGACGCAGAGAAATATCAG AGAATGAAACTGTTTCCCTCACCAAGGATTTTGACAACTCACCTCCACTATGACAAACTACCTCAGTCTGTCTTCAAGAACAAAGCCAAG ATATTGGTGATATTTCGAAACCCTAAGGATACGGCGGTGTCTTTTTTCCGTTTTCATAACGATGTCCCTGATATTCCAAGCTATGCCTCTTGGGATGAATTCTTCAGACAGTTCATGAAGGGACAAG TTTCTTGGGGAAGCTATTTTGATTTTGCAATTAACTGGAACAAGTAtattgataatgaaaatgttaagtTCATATTATATGAAGACCTGAAAGAG aatctgGTTGTTGGGATAAAAGAGATCTCTGAATTCCTTGGCT TCTTAGCTGATGAACAAATCCGAGCGATCTCAGCCCAGAGCACCTTCCAAGCCATGCGGGAAAATTCTCAGGAGAGCCATGGCGCTATTGGCCCCTTCCTGTTCCGCAAAG GTGAAGTTGGTGACTGGAAAAATTTGTTTAATGAAACTCAGAACCAGGAAATGGATGAAAGATTCAAAGAGTGTTTAGCAGGCACGTCCCTCGGGGCCAAGCTGAAGTATGAATCACATTGCTGGCTTGATTCTCTGGTCAG GTGCCAAGCCTCATCTCTCCATGACGACGCCTTCAATGCCGGGGCTTCAACTGCTACTGAGGCTGTAGCTTCACCCTCTCCCGGTCTCTCATCTGGTCTCATGACCTCTTCGTCCTTCAAAACTAGAACCACCTGGGAGATTCTTACACAAATCAAGTTTGGCTGCCAATAA